The following proteins are encoded in a genomic region of Natrinema sp. DC36:
- a CDS encoding CARDB domain-containing protein, producing MPSNRVLLTAAAVCFLVALVVPTAAVTLGEDREVDDVFMEPTDSRYATVDGGELRLDLEKLNDRAITREDDIFTISVTDDDVERVWIENHVPGLTFYRGDDPTNTISRSNPLEPTPGSTTSIGVAVDTHDTVSGTETFTVVAQYEDEDEVETESDIDGSNLTVSSTNVEAGETVTVNATYRNNGDGWGTETARLTVDGTVVDRRTIALSSGEEETVSFERRMEWPGTYDVGIEGIGHQSVTVEGPQVEVSSATVDDATITAGETATVRATVRNPSDRSLERTLELSVDGIVVDTRTVSIPANGERTVTFQWRFAAAGTYEVAVSGVSAGTVTVEEPGPFSIQNRDLSAATTAALAPPATAGLLALAVVANRRWTVLR from the coding sequence ATGCCGTCCAACAGAGTACTACTCACCGCCGCTGCAGTCTGCTTTCTCGTGGCACTCGTAGTACCGACAGCCGCGGTGACGCTAGGCGAAGACCGTGAAGTTGATGACGTTTTCATGGAGCCGACCGACTCCCGATATGCCACGGTTGACGGTGGTGAACTCAGACTCGACCTCGAGAAACTCAACGACCGCGCGATAACGCGCGAAGACGATATCTTTACGATCTCGGTCACCGACGACGACGTCGAACGGGTCTGGATCGAGAACCACGTTCCCGGACTCACCTTCTACAGGGGCGACGATCCGACGAACACCATCAGCCGATCGAACCCCCTCGAGCCGACGCCGGGCTCGACGACCAGTATCGGCGTTGCGGTTGACACGCACGATACGGTCAGCGGGACGGAGACGTTCACGGTCGTCGCGCAGTACGAGGACGAGGACGAGGTCGAAACCGAGTCCGATATTGACGGCTCGAATCTGACCGTCTCGTCGACGAACGTCGAGGCTGGCGAGACGGTCACGGTCAACGCGACCTACCGAAATAACGGCGACGGATGGGGCACCGAAACGGCCCGGCTGACGGTCGATGGGACCGTCGTCGACCGGCGAACGATCGCCCTCTCGTCGGGCGAGGAAGAGACCGTCAGCTTCGAACGGCGCATGGAGTGGCCCGGCACGTACGATGTCGGGATCGAGGGGATCGGGCATCAGTCGGTAACCGTCGAGGGTCCGCAGGTCGAGGTCTCGAGCGCCACCGTCGACGACGCCACGATCACCGCCGGCGAGACCGCTACCGTCCGGGCGACGGTTCGGAACCCGTCCGATAGGTCACTCGAACGCACGCTCGAGCTTTCGGTTGACGGGATCGTCGTCGATACCAGAACCGTTTCGATCCCGGCTAACGGCGAGCGGACGGTGACCTTCCAGTGGCGGTTCGCGGCGGCGGGGACCTACGAGGTCGCGGTCAGCGGCGTGTCCGCGGGTACGGTGACGGTCGAGGAGCCGGGCCCGTTTTCGATCCAGAACCGCGACCTTTCGGCGGCGACGACGGCGGCGCTCGCGCCGCCCGCGACGGCCGGACTGTTGGCCCTGGCGGTCGTCGCGAATCGGCGGTGGACCGTTCTTCGCTAG
- a CDS encoding vWA domain-containing protein produces MANKEGGDWGTTRDSETRAASPLIGIVLLFALVMMGAMLVFVAGSAMFDALQSQTHAEQTEQTLKQFDSDLATLGLQNDTPKSVYLDEETESEIVADGELTVAVSDGYKRDESDPIELRTLVTTDEGGNKFAYQGGGLWRLNGDRATVVTDPNLRYYTETVNGEHVGRVDVSPTTIDGSIGSGEHTAQQTGLNTFESFGDDIEYVNYVTVEVTGTSYHHGWYDFLKEEFDATDESKLPVSCTNPGNVDENVICHDEAGETVTVVATVDGETPLANLVDIEPTVYGGLYIEGTSDRFSNRLEVNGYDDHRTGTNESEDLLLANYDTYTLDNHANIAGIPVVNGDLSSIGNPEISSIGYGLTVDPVHNRGPFDEDNNAYWLGASVSDRDALATELSSSYSDIDEIDSEIDDVQTNYLDGNPSADGTVTAGLYEGTGSIDTLDSSDGNVHVSVDSDVDLKNVEVKGDNRTSIYVDGDIELSNVDIEPDDRANALWIYASSDSKITIDGDFQGVVYAPGADIEIADGVTIDGAVVAGNGAGIGDNVEINFDRSLRTDTPLSDADENKIFEYGDTRAPIDATFVLDRSGSMGPHESRIGTVDIDGADWEPISVNKPFRNERYWRSVVVRNTTSGEQKRLGYRDYATPENWDEVRVDCNRWGCSAELGQYEHPGNDPSRHRVAATKNFINLMNKTNGDRVGVYDFNTNGNVLHPLNNNNLETARENVVGNAQGGTNMAAGVRKALEDYEENGKADQKRVMVLLSDGKNSDESYNDQMDALVKEANESDVTLYTVGLTGPRNSSIPEEKLERWANETGGKFYKADSASDLNELFIDEIAKNEVRIDEDIQIGVSVTNKRKTTSGYAISVSEQTITIDN; encoded by the coding sequence ATGGCCAACAAAGAAGGGGGAGACTGGGGCACTACCCGCGATTCGGAGACGCGGGCCGCCAGTCCGCTCATCGGCATTGTTCTGCTGTTCGCGCTCGTGATGATGGGCGCAATGCTGGTGTTCGTCGCCGGATCGGCGATGTTCGACGCGCTTCAGTCACAAACACACGCAGAACAAACCGAGCAAACACTGAAACAGTTCGATTCGGATTTAGCGACGCTCGGGTTGCAAAACGATACGCCGAAATCGGTCTATCTCGATGAGGAGACTGAAAGCGAAATCGTAGCCGATGGCGAGCTCACAGTAGCGGTATCGGACGGTTATAAGAGGGATGAAAGCGATCCCATCGAACTGCGCACGTTAGTGACAACGGACGAGGGAGGGAACAAGTTCGCGTATCAAGGTGGAGGGCTCTGGCGCCTCAACGGTGATCGAGCGACGGTCGTTACGGATCCGAATCTCAGATACTACACCGAAACCGTCAACGGTGAACACGTCGGACGAGTCGACGTTTCGCCCACGACGATTGACGGGTCCATCGGGAGCGGAGAACACACTGCACAGCAAACCGGCTTAAACACTTTCGAGTCATTCGGTGACGATATCGAGTACGTGAACTACGTGACGGTCGAGGTTACCGGCACCTCGTACCATCACGGATGGTACGACTTTCTAAAAGAGGAGTTCGATGCGACCGACGAAAGTAAGCTCCCGGTATCCTGCACTAACCCCGGTAACGTCGATGAGAACGTTATCTGTCACGACGAAGCGGGAGAGACGGTTACCGTCGTCGCGACCGTCGACGGGGAGACACCGCTCGCGAACCTCGTAGATATCGAACCGACGGTATACGGCGGACTGTATATCGAAGGAACATCGGACCGATTCAGTAACCGACTGGAGGTGAACGGATACGATGATCACAGGACCGGGACCAACGAGAGCGAGGACCTCCTCCTGGCGAATTACGATACGTACACTCTCGACAACCACGCAAACATAGCGGGCATACCAGTCGTAAATGGTGATCTCAGTTCTATTGGTAATCCAGAGATCTCATCGATCGGATACGGTCTCACTGTCGACCCGGTACATAACAGGGGTCCGTTTGACGAGGATAACAACGCGTACTGGTTAGGTGCGAGTGTAAGCGACAGGGATGCACTCGCAACCGAATTGTCTAGCTCGTATAGCGACATCGATGAGATCGACAGTGAAATCGACGACGTTCAAACGAACTACCTTGATGGAAATCCTTCGGCTGACGGGACCGTCACAGCGGGATTGTACGAGGGAACCGGATCTATCGATACCCTCGATTCGTCGGACGGAAACGTTCACGTCAGCGTCGATAGTGACGTCGACCTCAAAAATGTCGAGGTGAAAGGGGACAACCGGACGAGTATCTACGTCGATGGAGACATCGAGCTCTCGAACGTCGACATCGAGCCCGACGACCGAGCGAACGCCCTCTGGATTTACGCCTCGAGCGACTCGAAGATAACGATCGACGGCGACTTTCAGGGCGTTGTCTACGCGCCGGGCGCCGATATCGAGATCGCAGACGGGGTGACGATCGACGGTGCGGTCGTCGCCGGCAACGGTGCGGGGATCGGTGACAACGTCGAGATCAACTTCGATCGATCGCTACGGACGGACACACCGCTTTCGGACGCCGATGAAAACAAGATATTCGAGTACGGCGATACGAGAGCACCGATCGACGCGACGTTCGTACTTGATCGGTCTGGATCGATGGGACCGCATGAGTCCCGAATAGGCACCGTAGATATAGATGGTGCCGACTGGGAACCCATTTCCGTCAACAAACCATTTAGGAATGAAAGATATTGGCGAAGTGTAGTGGTCAGAAACACGACCAGCGGTGAGCAGAAGCGACTCGGGTATCGTGACTATGCCACTCCCGAAAACTGGGACGAAGTGCGGGTTGACTGTAATAGGTGGGGCTGCTCTGCCGAGCTGGGGCAATATGAACACCCGGGCAACGATCCAAGCAGACACCGAGTTGCGGCAACGAAGAATTTCATCAATTTGATGAATAAGACTAACGGTGACCGAGTCGGCGTCTATGACTTCAATACCAACGGTAACGTTCTCCATCCACTCAACAACAACAACCTTGAGACAGCTAGAGAGAACGTCGTCGGGAACGCACAAGGCGGAACAAACATGGCCGCTGGAGTGAGGAAGGCCCTCGAGGACTACGAAGAGAACGGAAAAGCAGATCAGAAACGTGTCATGGTACTATTGAGTGACGGGAAAAACAGTGACGAGAGCTACAACGACCAGATGGACGCGCTCGTCAAGGAGGCCAACGAGAGTGACGTTACTCTCTACACCGTCGGGCTCACTGGGCCGAGAAACAGTTCGATTCCCGAAGAGAAACTCGAGAGATGGGCAAACGAGACTGGCGGGAAGTTCTACAAAGCCGATAGTGCCAGCGATCTCAACGAACTGTTCATCGACGAAATCGCGAAGAATGAAGTCAGGATCGATGAGGATATACAGATTGGAGTTTCCGTCACGAACAAACGAAAAACGACGAGCGGATACGCGATCAGTGTCTCTGAACAGACAATCACGATAGACAACTAA
- a CDS encoding long-chain-fatty-acid--CoA ligase gives METPLVVTDFLEQAREYYGDEEAIVGVDGDRFTYAEFGERADRFAAALQDRGIEKGDRVAVLDPNTHYHLEAAFGAMQLGAVHTPLNYRLEPADYEYILSDAGVDAIYADYAFAEKIEAIRDEVPTETFVTNDADAVEGNWEEFDGVLEDAGTEFDQPEMAEDEIITINYTSGTTGDPKGVCRTHRTETLHAYLMSIYHEITDDDTYLWTLPMFHVNGWGHIYAVTGMGATHVCTRGVNPDEVVSSIREEDVSFLCAAPAVLNQLIDYYEAEGEPEMAGEKQVRVTTAGSAPPEATIRAVENRFGWYLKHLYGATETGPLITISDAKRLMNDENRFEIKKRQGMGVLGTDVRVVDEEGNDVPRDDATLGEIVVRGNQIMDRYWNKPDETDEAFNDRVEGYYHTGDLATVDENGLIAIRDRKKDIIISGGENISSIELEDALFDHDAVADAAVIPAPSDKWGETPKAFVVPSNGDPTDPPVSADELTEFTRDRLASYKVVHRVEYVKELPKTATGKTQKYELREQEWEDEDRMIGEG, from the coding sequence ATGGAAACGCCACTCGTCGTCACTGATTTCCTCGAGCAAGCGCGGGAGTACTACGGAGACGAGGAAGCGATCGTGGGGGTCGACGGTGACCGGTTCACCTACGCTGAGTTCGGCGAGCGGGCCGACCGGTTCGCCGCGGCGCTCCAGGACCGTGGAATCGAGAAGGGCGACCGCGTCGCCGTGCTCGATCCGAACACGCACTACCACCTCGAGGCGGCCTTCGGCGCGATGCAACTCGGTGCGGTCCACACGCCGCTGAACTACCGCCTCGAGCCGGCCGATTACGAGTACATCCTGTCGGACGCGGGCGTCGACGCGATCTACGCCGACTACGCGTTCGCGGAGAAGATCGAGGCGATCCGCGACGAGGTGCCGACGGAGACGTTCGTCACGAACGACGCAGACGCGGTTGAGGGGAACTGGGAGGAGTTCGACGGCGTCCTCGAGGACGCCGGGACCGAGTTCGATCAGCCCGAGATGGCCGAGGACGAGATCATCACGATCAACTACACCTCGGGGACGACGGGCGATCCGAAGGGGGTCTGTCGCACGCATCGGACCGAGACGCTCCACGCGTATCTAATGTCGATCTATCACGAGATCACCGACGACGACACCTATCTGTGGACGCTGCCGATGTTCCACGTCAACGGCTGGGGACACATTTATGCGGTGACCGGCATGGGCGCGACTCACGTCTGTACGCGCGGGGTCAATCCCGACGAGGTCGTCTCCTCTATCCGCGAGGAGGACGTCTCCTTCCTCTGTGCGGCTCCGGCGGTGCTCAACCAACTGATCGACTACTACGAAGCCGAGGGGGAACCCGAGATGGCCGGCGAGAAACAGGTTCGGGTAACGACCGCCGGGAGCGCGCCGCCGGAAGCCACCATCCGGGCCGTCGAGAATCGCTTCGGTTGGTACCTGAAACACCTCTACGGGGCGACCGAGACGGGACCGCTGATCACTATCTCCGACGCCAAGCGCCTCATGAACGACGAGAACCGCTTCGAGATCAAAAAGCGCCAGGGGATGGGCGTTCTCGGCACCGACGTTCGCGTCGTCGACGAGGAGGGGAACGACGTCCCTCGTGACGACGCGACGCTCGGTGAGATCGTCGTCCGGGGCAACCAGATCATGGACCGCTACTGGAACAAGCCCGACGAGACCGACGAAGCGTTCAACGACCGCGTCGAGGGCTACTATCACACTGGCGACCTCGCGACGGTCGACGAGAACGGCCTGATCGCGATTCGAGATCGCAAGAAGGACATCATCATCTCGGGCGGGGAGAACATCTCGAGCATCGAACTCGAGGACGCGCTGTTCGATCACGACGCGGTCGCGGACGCGGCCGTGATTCCGGCACCGAGCGATAAGTGGGGCGAGACGCCGAAGGCGTTCGTCGTCCCCTCGAACGGGGATCCGACCGATCCGCCGGTATCGGCCGACGAACTGACCGAGTTCACCCGCGACCGACTGGCGAGTTACAAGGTCGTCCACCGGGTCGAATACGTCAAAGAGCTCCCGAAAACGGCGACCGGAAAGACCCAGAAGTACGAACTGCGCGAACAGGAGTGGGAGGACGAAGACCGGATGATCGGCGAGGGGTGA
- a CDS encoding PINc/VapC family ATPase, giving the protein MNVVPDTSVVIDGRVSATIEDGQFEGATICVPEAVVAELEAQANDGIDSGWDGLEELQRLADLADEGVVDLEYVGERPNAIERGHASEGEIDALIRDLAEELDATFVTSDVVQAEVAEAKGLDVEHVSPEVREIGTLAVEEFFDDRTMSVHLKTDAVPKAKRGELGAMRYEEIADEPLDEATMDEYAREVVDGAKESPDGFLELSEPGMTIVQFRDYRIAIGRPPFSDGIEITAVRPIAQTDIDDYEHADELKDRLLERQRGVLISGAPGAGKSTFAQAVARYISDHDYSVKTMEKPRDLQVGPDITQYTELGGEMAKTADALLMVRPDYTIYDEVRKTNDFEVFADMRLAGVGMIGVVHATRAIDALQRLVGRVELGMIPQVVDTVVYIEAGEVHTVYDVRTEVKVPAGLTEEDLARPVIQITNFQTGEPEYEIYTFNRQVVTVPLKDEDGGPANESGVDRIAKQEIEREIRSIAHGYVDVELKGQDKAVVYVEEDDISSVIGKGGGRITDVENRLGIDIDVRTHDENPNYGPGGPGGAGGASANGGGGSGGGSSGGSQAGQMVQPEITSRHIVIPVDGNHGETVEVQAAGDYLFTATVSRGGEIQVSRGSAIAEELERAIDRKDPVTIVPS; this is encoded by the coding sequence ATGAACGTCGTGCCGGATACGAGCGTGGTCATCGACGGCCGCGTCTCGGCGACTATCGAAGACGGGCAGTTCGAGGGAGCGACGATCTGCGTCCCCGAGGCGGTCGTCGCGGAACTCGAGGCGCAGGCGAACGACGGGATCGACAGCGGCTGGGACGGCCTCGAAGAGCTCCAGCGGCTGGCCGACCTGGCCGACGAGGGCGTCGTCGACCTCGAGTACGTCGGCGAGCGGCCCAACGCCATCGAGCGGGGCCACGCCTCCGAGGGCGAGATCGACGCTCTGATCCGCGATCTCGCGGAGGAGCTCGACGCGACCTTCGTCACGAGCGACGTCGTCCAGGCCGAAGTCGCCGAGGCGAAGGGACTCGACGTCGAGCACGTCTCACCCGAGGTTCGCGAGATCGGGACGCTGGCCGTCGAGGAGTTCTTCGACGACCGGACGATGAGCGTCCACCTCAAGACGGACGCCGTGCCGAAGGCCAAGCGCGGCGAACTCGGCGCGATGCGCTACGAGGAGATCGCCGACGAACCACTCGACGAGGCCACGATGGACGAGTACGCTCGCGAGGTCGTCGACGGTGCGAAGGAGTCCCCCGACGGCTTCCTCGAGCTCTCGGAACCGGGGATGACCATCGTCCAGTTCCGGGACTACCGGATCGCGATCGGCCGACCCCCCTTCTCGGACGGCATCGAGATCACCGCCGTCCGGCCGATCGCCCAGACCGACATCGACGACTACGAGCACGCCGACGAGCTGAAAGACCGGCTGCTCGAGCGCCAGCGCGGCGTCCTCATTTCGGGGGCGCCCGGCGCAGGGAAGTCGACGTTCGCGCAGGCGGTCGCCCGCTACATTTCGGATCACGACTACTCCGTCAAGACGATGGAGAAGCCGCGTGACCTGCAGGTCGGTCCCGACATCACCCAGTACACGGAACTGGGCGGCGAGATGGCCAAGACCGCCGACGCCCTGTTGATGGTCCGGCCGGATTACACCATCTACGACGAGGTCCGGAAAACCAACGACTTCGAGGTCTTCGCGGATATGCGACTGGCCGGCGTCGGCATGATCGGCGTCGTCCACGCGACGCGAGCGATCGACGCGCTCCAGCGACTCGTGGGTCGCGTCGAACTCGGGATGATTCCCCAGGTCGTCGACACCGTCGTCTACATCGAAGCCGGCGAGGTTCACACCGTTTACGACGTGAGAACGGAGGTCAAGGTGCCCGCCGGACTCACCGAGGAGGATCTCGCTCGCCCCGTGATTCAGATTACGAACTTCCAGACCGGCGAGCCCGAGTACGAGATCTACACCTTCAACCGCCAGGTCGTCACCGTCCCGCTGAAAGACGAGGACGGCGGTCCGGCGAACGAGTCAGGCGTCGACCGCATCGCCAAACAGGAGATCGAACGGGAGATCCGCTCGATCGCCCACGGCTACGTCGACGTCGAACTCAAGGGCCAGGACAAGGCCGTTGTCTACGTCGAGGAGGACGACATCTCGAGCGTCATCGGCAAGGGCGGCGGTCGAATCACCGACGTCGAGAACCGGCTCGGGATCGATATCGACGTCCGAACGCACGACGAGAACCCAAACTACGGTCCGGGCGGTCCGGGCGGTGCCGGCGGAGCCAGCGCGAACGGCGGCGGCGGTAGCGGTGGCGGCAGTAGCGGCGGTTCCCAGGCCGGTCAGATGGTCCAGCCCGAGATCACCTCACGTCACATCGTCATCCCCGTCGACGGCAACCACGGCGAGACGGTCGAGGTTCAGGCCGCCGGCGACTACCTCTTTACCGCAACGGTGAGCCGCGGCGGCGAAATACAGGTCTCGCGTGGGAGCGCGATCGCGGAGGAACTCGAGCGTGCGATCGACCGGAAAGATCCGGTGACGATCGTTCCGTCGTAA
- a CDS encoding helix-turn-helix domain-containing protein has protein sequence MAETDGEEIEDLPPSAKLVFKVLEYDGPLTQKQIVEESMLSARTVRYALERLEEIGIVDEDIYFADARQSLYRLEEPVAADGNGVEDSPKKDACCAE, from the coding sequence ATGGCAGAGACCGACGGGGAGGAAATCGAAGACTTGCCACCGAGTGCGAAACTCGTCTTCAAGGTTCTCGAGTACGACGGGCCGCTGACGCAGAAACAGATCGTCGAGGAATCGATGCTCTCGGCCCGGACGGTGCGGTACGCGCTCGAGCGACTCGAAGAGATCGGGATCGTCGACGAGGACATCTACTTTGCGGACGCTCGGCAGAGCCTCTATCGGCTCGAGGAGCCGGTTGCGGCAGACGGGAACGGCGTCGAGGACTCCCCGAAAAAGGACGCTTGCTGCGCGGAATAA
- a CDS encoding DUF5305 domain-containing protein, with amino-acid sequence MIDSPRLELVLARHGRAIAIALVVVGVLAIAATGWAVANPVTTTAAQFSEERVTTDAETSAVVTENGTLWTEGDRLEDSSVYFLNATPELTIRPETRIRNETGGAPIEDGDVTHELRLRFEATRDGSTFWNESHEVLAESASVENGVATSNATIDVESYRQRQRQLEREVSGVGSVELSMALRVEYDTGRQQGTVTATTPVEITDDAYWLGNSLSDSATHSYRSGTARTTESRSATLVGGLSVLGTLSLAGAALVARRSPTDLEAARRAVHEQRYAEWISRGSIPMWIGDYHVSLDTLEDVVDVAIDTNERVVHDQQRGLFAVVNDGVVYYYSDRGLWEETAWPEMDLEEQTAVIDGDGELSPEDLSELDGSDEFAAADDPDGFEDDQNVWERL; translated from the coding sequence ATGATCGATAGCCCGCGGCTCGAACTGGTGCTCGCCAGACACGGACGCGCGATCGCGATCGCGCTGGTCGTCGTCGGCGTTCTCGCGATCGCTGCGACCGGCTGGGCAGTCGCGAATCCGGTGACGACGACCGCGGCCCAATTCAGCGAAGAACGCGTCACGACCGACGCGGAAACGAGCGCCGTCGTCACCGAGAACGGCACGCTCTGGACCGAGGGCGATCGCCTCGAGGATAGCTCGGTCTACTTTCTGAATGCCACGCCGGAATTGACGATCCGGCCCGAGACGAGGATCCGGAACGAAACCGGCGGGGCCCCTATCGAGGATGGGGACGTGACGCACGAACTACGGCTTCGGTTCGAGGCGACCCGCGACGGCTCCACGTTCTGGAACGAGAGCCACGAGGTGCTAGCTGAGTCGGCGTCGGTCGAGAACGGCGTCGCGACGTCGAACGCGACGATCGACGTGGAATCCTACCGGCAGCGACAGCGGCAACTCGAGCGCGAGGTCTCCGGCGTCGGTTCGGTCGAGTTGTCGATGGCACTTCGCGTCGAGTACGATACGGGCCGCCAGCAGGGGACCGTGACGGCGACGACGCCGGTAGAGATAACGGACGACGCCTATTGGCTCGGCAACTCGCTGTCGGATTCGGCGACTCATAGCTATCGGAGCGGGACGGCGCGGACGACCGAGTCCCGCAGTGCGACGCTCGTTGGCGGTCTCTCGGTGCTCGGAACGCTGTCGCTGGCCGGTGCAGCGCTCGTCGCCCGCCGGTCTCCCACGGATCTCGAGGCGGCCCGTCGAGCGGTCCACGAACAGCGCTACGCCGAGTGGATTTCGCGGGGCTCGATCCCGATGTGGATCGGCGACTATCACGTCTCGCTCGACACGCTCGAGGACGTCGTCGACGTCGCGATCGACACGAACGAGCGCGTCGTCCACGACCAGCAGCGTGGACTGTTCGCGGTCGTCAACGACGGCGTCGTCTACTACTACAGCGACCGCGGCCTCTGGGAGGAGACCGCCTGGCCGGAGATGGACCTCGAGGAACAGACGGCCGTCATCGACGGCGACGGTGAGCTGTCGCCCGAGGATCTCTCGGAACTCGACGGAAGCGACGAGTTCGCGGCGGCCGACGATCCGGACGGGTTCGAGGACGACCAGAACGTCTGGGAGCGACTCTGA
- a CDS encoding signal peptidase I produces MTTASLLKRGLGFGLALVVILLIVGQLLGQPILLGYVATGSMEPAMDAGDGFVSVPSAVTGDIEEGDVVVFQARELHGGGLTTHRVVGETDEGYVTKGDANPFTDQDGGEPHVTDGQIVAKAWQVNGEVVTIPHLGTAVMGIHGIATGTYETVAQILGLTTTASGNGLGAMLVAIGVAMLGFGTVFERLGPARRETSRRRSRENVIAFWTALGLILLVFVTFATAAMVVPSGTAEYGLVSTESPTDDPQVVAPGATAELTRTVDNAGYLPVVVVHDAESGGIAANPEWQTIGIRGSGETTVTLSAPEETGEYTRHLGEYRYLAVLPPSVLVWLHGIHPFAAIAAVNGVIVGITVAIVLLIFGSGDLRIRSAGDHVPLSTRLERRLRKWLRDRE; encoded by the coding sequence ATGACTACCGCGTCACTCCTCAAGCGGGGGCTCGGCTTCGGCCTCGCGCTGGTCGTCATCCTGCTGATCGTCGGGCAGCTCCTCGGACAGCCGATTCTGCTCGGCTACGTCGCAACTGGCAGCATGGAGCCTGCGATGGATGCCGGCGACGGGTTCGTCTCCGTTCCCAGCGCCGTCACGGGCGACATCGAGGAGGGCGATGTCGTCGTTTTTCAGGCCAGAGAGCTCCACGGCGGCGGGCTGACGACCCACCGCGTGGTCGGTGAGACGGACGAAGGATACGTCACGAAAGGCGACGCGAATCCGTTTACGGATCAGGACGGCGGTGAGCCCCACGTCACGGACGGCCAGATCGTCGCCAAAGCCTGGCAGGTAAACGGCGAGGTCGTGACGATACCCCACCTCGGAACGGCCGTCATGGGCATTCATGGCATCGCAACGGGGACCTACGAAACCGTCGCGCAGATCCTCGGCCTGACGACGACCGCATCCGGCAACGGGCTCGGCGCAATGCTGGTCGCGATCGGCGTCGCCATGCTCGGCTTCGGGACGGTGTTCGAGCGGCTCGGCCCGGCGCGGCGCGAGACGAGCAGACGGCGCTCGCGCGAGAACGTGATCGCGTTCTGGACTGCACTGGGGCTGATTCTACTGGTGTTCGTCACGTTCGCGACCGCGGCGATGGTCGTTCCGTCGGGAACCGCCGAGTACGGGCTCGTGAGTACCGAGTCGCCAACCGACGATCCGCAGGTCGTCGCACCCGGTGCGACGGCCGAACTCACCAGGACGGTCGATAACGCCGGCTACCTGCCGGTAGTGGTCGTTCACGACGCCGAAAGCGGCGGGATCGCGGCCAACCCAGAGTGGCAGACGATCGGGATTCGCGGGAGCGGGGAGACGACGGTGACGCTGTCCGCGCCGGAGGAAACGGGAGAATATACGCGTCATCTCGGTGAATACCGGTATCTCGCCGTTCTCCCACCGTCGGTACTGGTCTGGCTCCACGGGATCCATCCATTTGCCGCGATCGCCGCGGTAAACGGGGTCATCGTCGGGATCACCGTCGCGATCGTCCTCCTGATCTTCGGCAGCGGCGATCTCCGGATCCGGTCCGCGGGGGATCACGTCCCGCTCTCGACCCGCCTCGAGCGACGGCTGCGGAAGTGGCTCCGCGATCGAGAGTAG
- a CDS encoding NAD+ synthase: MGAGSKTFVYQSIEHTNGPFFTDRRSLEAIRERIVADIRATVADADADGVVVAMSGGIDSTLTTALAVEAVGSESVLGLGLPCHMTEQAHVSDAHTIAEGMGIDFEEIQLRPLLDVFDETVASELESETEADDRPNERNREIGNATARLRMLTAYYAANRQSRVVLGTANRSEWLLGYFTKYGDGAADAYPIGDCYKTEVRALAKHIGLPRRIVSKEPTAGFWATQTDADELGARYDVIDPLLYRLVEEGRSLDEAVAELQLDRDTAEEIVSLHADTEHKRATPPTPGIAGRGKGGLLDGSDALE, from the coding sequence ATGGGAGCAGGTAGTAAGACGTTCGTCTACCAGAGTATCGAACACACGAACGGGCCCTTTTTCACGGATCGCCGATCGCTCGAGGCGATTCGAGAGCGGATCGTCGCCGATATCCGTGCGACCGTCGCCGACGCCGACGCGGACGGGGTCGTCGTCGCGATGAGCGGCGGCATCGACTCGACGCTGACGACGGCGCTGGCGGTCGAAGCCGTCGGTAGTGAGAGCGTCCTCGGGCTGGGACTCCCCTGCCACATGACCGAGCAGGCCCACGTCAGCGACGCGCACACGATCGCCGAGGGAATGGGAATCGACTTCGAGGAGATTCAGTTGCGCCCGCTGCTGGACGTCTTCGACGAAACGGTCGCGAGCGAACTCGAGTCCGAGACTGAGGCAGACGACCGGCCGAACGAGCGGAACCGCGAAATCGGAAACGCGACCGCGCGGCTCAGGATGCTCACCGCCTACTACGCGGCCAACCGTCAGTCGCGGGTCGTCCTCGGCACGGCGAACCGCTCGGAGTGGTTGCTCGGCTACTTCACCAAGTACGGAGATGGCGCAGCCGACGCCTATCCAATCGGTGACTGCTACAAAACGGAGGTTCGGGCGCTCGCGAAACACATCGGACTCCCCCGCCGGATCGTCAGCAAGGAACCGACGGCGGGCTTCTGGGCCACCCAGACGGACGCCGACGAACTCGGCGCGCGCTACGACGTCATCGACCCGCTGTTGTACCGGCTCGTCGAAGAGGGCCGCTCCCTCGACGAGGCCGTCGCCGAACTGCAACTCGATCGCGACACGGCCGAGGAGATCGTCTCGCTGCACGCAGACACCGAACACAAACGCGCGACACCGCCGACGCCGGGGATCGCTGGCCGTGGCAAGGGAGGACTTCTCGACGGTTCGGACGCGCTCGAGTGA